The window aaggaggaggaggaattAGATCATAATATCATAATGGGAAGGGGAAAAGTAGTGCTTGAAAGAATAGAGAACAGAGTGAATCGTCAAGTGACCTTctcaaagagaagaaatgggTTATTGAAGAAGGCTTCTGAACTCTCTGTGCTTTGTGATGTTGATGTTGCTCTCATCATCTTCTCTACTCGTGGAAAGCTCTTTGAATTTGGCAGCACtgagtaaattaaaatactacaCTATTTTtcattccttcttcttcttcttcttcttcttctaatttcttttatttatggCAATTTATCATCACtttcattcatcaataatCAGCATGAACAAAATCCTTGAGAGGTATCACCAGCAATGTTACACCTCTGGATCAACCACCAATCTTGACGAGAGTGACGTACAGGTGAACAATTAGGAGATCCAAactatttatgtattatttactGAGTTATCTTCAGATTGACTAGTAAGATATAGGGTTAATTggttcaaaataaatattttctttttattttttggaatttgttgGTGATGATATGATGATATACATGTTGGGAATGCAGATAGAGGAGGTGTCAAAGCTGAGAGCTAAATATGAATCTCTTCAACGCTCCCATaggttaatttaattagattagtTAAATGAAGaccttgtttttttaaaaaatgatcttGATGTGtggtttaattttgtatgaattttGAAGGAATTTTCTTGGAGAAGAACTTGAACCATTGACCTTAAAAGAGTTGCATAATCTTGAGAAACAGTTGGACAAAACTCTTTCACAAGCTAGACAGCGAAAGGTAATTCAAGATAAGGATtggttttttctattttcgtttaattttattctttttattaggTTGGAATCGCTAAATTCATAACATTAATAAGGATGATTTCTCTATGAATAGTGATTTCTTCCCAttagatcaatttttttttatcttttatctttttctttttggatttgGTCCTacccaaaattattttgatatatccTGTCATATTTCTGAGTTTACACTCAATATAGctcaattttgtaaatttcttGATTATAAAATGAGTTACTAAAAGAATATGGGACGAGTTTCTTTAATTGTTTAGagtttatgattattttatgatctactttttaatatagatgaaaatgtttttcattgTCAACAACAGTGTGTagaattgaataaaattcaaaaagttatgtttttgttttgatactGATTTAACTAAAGCATATCTGAAAGTTCTTCCATTAATACTTTGTGTGTGTGGtgttattttcaaacaatttcttACTATTACGAAGAGaaactataatatttgaaaagaattcatattatatcaaatgatttattaattttttttaagaataaaatacatataaatacaATGGGTGTACTAAGATTTTTCAATTAGGTTCACACACTTTGCATCTTTAGCACCATCATAAAtggttattaattttattttaaaaaggtttGAACTTCTAAGCTTTTTGGTTATGAGAACATATAGTTTATCCAAATCTCCTTTACTTTACTATTTGTagcaagaaattttgttaggtCTATATAAGTTGTTTTAAATCACTACTAAATCCCATTGCTCAACATATGGTATTTGAATATAGAGAATGAAATAATGATACAGACGCACTATAAAAAGGTTGGTATGAAGATTTGTGATCATATACTCTAATATTACATTAAATTGCCACGAAGATGTGACATAAAGATGATTAAACCTTGTAGATTAGGATACTAAATGGTAGTGATCATGATAGTAACCAAACATAGAAACCGAATACAAACTGGGGTATCTTGATGAGATAAAATGGCCGTGGCATTCCATTATTAAatgaattcaattaaaaattaatcgTAAGATTGATTGTGACTAATGTAGTctctattttaataatatatctatcaaaatcaatttcatgAAGTTTGATTGTGGGttaataatagacattgatatgatatgtttttgtttatgttcCTAATTGCAGGCTGAAATAATGCTTCAAAAATTAGCAGACTTGCGCAAAATGgtaagaaaaatcaa of the Cucumis sativus cultivar 9930 chromosome 3, Cucumber_9930_V3, whole genome shotgun sequence genome contains:
- the LOC101212022 gene encoding agamous-like MADS-box protein MADS3 — encoded protein: MGRGKVVLERIENRVNRQVTFSKRRNGLLKKASELSVLCDVDVALIIFSTRGKLFEFGSTDMNKILERYHQQCYTSGSTTNLDESDVQIEEVSKLRAKYESLQRSHRNFLGEELEPLTLKELHNLEKQLDKTLSQARQRKAEIMLQKLADLRKMEQDLGDQNTQLKSKLEKDQEQEGGEEDPKNYEVVRADDPNMINTTRYYEAQEEEEECRGVIDGGSNLIPDWLL